The nucleotide window cCTCTAGCGGTCGGCGTCGGCCAGAGTCGAGGGCGGCGTCAAAGCTGATGGAAGGGCGGCGTTCTTGAAGAAAGCTGTCGAGCGGAGATGATGCTTGGACATCCTCTGGCTTGTGAGGAAAGGTGACATCTTGCTTGGGATAATCATCATGACGGGGAACGGAGATGGGGGGTGTCGCTGAGTGCAGACCACTCAAAGCACTGTTGTCTTCATCAGTACCGCAACGGGGTGCGTGATAATCGTGAAAGATGTTTGTACGATCGCCCTCGATACCGTCTCCCTGATCCGACGCTCTTctgcctccatcatcaccccGCCACCGGGGTCTCGGCGAATGGTGAAAGGATGTCTCTAGcttcaacccaaccaacccGTTGTTCCTCCCAGTCTGAGCCATGCCCTCGGAGAGAGAGCAAAGTAATATCCAAGGGCGTCAAGGATCAGACGGCCACGATTTAACTGTCGTGGGATTTGCGGATGACTCGAAGTTTGCACATGAAGataaggaagagggggagtGAATGAATAGTAAGAGGAGTAGAGGAGTAGAAGGAGGAGTGGGCGGGAGAGACCGTTTGTAATCTTATCGACTCCGTAATGCTACTACTTATCGGAGGGTCCCGATCCCACAGCGGAGCTAAACTCAAAAGTGCAGTGAGTCAGATGGAGAAATAACACTAAAATAGAACAAAGTAATATACTAGGGAAGATAGGGCAGGCAGTGGAATGGAGTtaggcagaagaaggaaaacaaaCGGCGTGCTTCTAGGCAGCtgtggagggaagaaagaagaaaaattgTCAGACACCAGAGACGAAAATGGTGAACGAAGGGCAATATCGGGTGATGACGGAGCTGAATTGAAGGGTTCCATTGAAGCGTCGGAGCAGCAGACGTAAGTGGGGAACAGCCTGGGCCAATCAGCAGTACAGATTAGGTGGTACACGGCGTCGTTCATGACGGAGGGATCGACCATCCACCGCCAGTCAGAGGCCGCCGTGACTCCAGAACCACTTAATCACCTGCCAATTCGcccatctcttccccatcaccTGATGTTGTCGCCCTGGCCCTATGCCCTGAGCCCTATTCAAGCATCATCTTACCTCAGCTACCCCATCGTGTTAACCCCTTCAGGTTAGTTGCACTTACCTAAGACGGCGTTGGCGCGTGGCCAGTCAGCTGCAGGGCCAGGCACGGGCCCTGAGCGCCGTTCTCTGGTAGAAAGTGGATAAGCGCGCGCAAGGGGCGCTTGTTTGGAGCAACCAGTTTGGAGACCTCCTTTTTTCGGGACTGTCTCAAACAATCCAGAAAGTCCGGGGAACTCGTCCGGCCTTTGGTTTCTTGACTCGGTTCTGGGCACCAGCTTCACTTCTCCAAAACATCGGCGTTTTTGGCTATCGTTTTCTATTGCTTCGCTTTTGCTTTCGTCTTTGCGTCACTCTGGAAGTCTTTCTTTCGCCTTGTTGCCTGAACCCTCGTCGCCTGGTCGGACGCCCAAGTACCCACCCCCGCCGTTGCTGTTCCTGGcgttcccttccttctttcgcgTCGATACATCCTTCGCAGCTAGAATTTCCAGTGGAATTCGCTCCTTTTTCGATTTTCCAATATATCTTCACACTCCCTTACCGTTCCCACCCGGACGTCGGGCAGCGGCCAGTTGCGTTACCACGTGGTTCCAATGCCCGTGATCCCATAAGTCGTGCCTTCGTGCGGAAAGCTTGAGAGACGCTCCCTTCAAATCATAGTTGTGACTGCTTAGAAACGTAGCAAACATGGCGAGGCCACGGATTGTACGGGCTGGTACGTCTACTCCCAGCACATGGTTGCCGATCCGTATACCATCTCCGCCCTTGCTGACCCGGATCATATTATGATAGACACCCTTGACCTCCAAGACCACAACGCTCCTTCAGCTAAAGATCACACGCGACAACCTACTCACTCATCTGGAGTCGCCCCTCACCAGGAGCAAACCCTTCGCCATGCGGACGAGGATATCAAATCCGAAATGATGCACGGTCCCGGCGCCGAAGACGGCCATCCGGAAGCTGGATACGGCGATGGGATTGATATatacgatgacgatgatgatattgaggaAGTGGACGAACTgggacaccatcatcacaagGGTGATTCTGGGGGTTCCGAGGAAGGCGATCTTGCGGATGGGGAGAGCGACGACATGATGGACGACGATCTCATGGACAAGATCTCAAGCTCTCCATCGATTGATGACGGTGCGTCCCGCCTCTTTTGGTCCTTTCGGGAAATATGCAGACATCGCGTGTCACACAATCCGCCTGGATCCAAACATCTCCTTTGCCCTCAGCCGTCTAGCTCTGGACCATGACTGACCCTGACCAGAGGACATCGATTTTGAATTTGTTTATGCCCTTCACAACTTTTTTGCGACCGTTGACGGACAAGCAAATGCGGCGAAGGGTGATACTATGGTTCTCTTGGACGATAGCAACAGCTACTGGTGGCTTGTTAGGATCGTGAAGGATGGCAGTATTGGTAGGCTACCCCTCGGTGTTACACAACATCAGCTAATTATCCGGTAGGTTACTTGCCAGCCGAACACATTGAGACGCCCACGGAGAGGTTGGCAAGATTGAATAAACACAGAAATGTAGATGTAAGTGCTGATGGTTTGAGTCCATGGTTCTTTCTAATGTCATCAGTTGTCCGCAACCATGCTTGGCGACAATTCGGAAAAGTCAAAGAATCCGCTGAAGAAAGCAATGCGCCGCAGAAATGCAAAGACAGTTACTTTCACAAGCCCAACATACATCGAAGCATCTGATGTTGAATACTCgaccgaagaagaaatggacgACGATATTTCTTTCCAAGACGAAGATATGGCCCGGGAGGATGCGGATCACTTACAGGATGGTCAAAATGAAGACATTGTCGTCAAGCCTCTCAGGCCCAAGTCGAAGGATAGAGGATTCGAAGAAGACGACATTCAGGAAGTGCAAGAGCCTGACAGCGCTGGTCTCGACAAACAGCGGTCCAGCCAGGAAATATTTGAAACGGAAGGTGAGGACATTCTCCAGGGATAACAGACTGGAAGCTAACAGTCTCCAGCGGACAATGCTGTCAGCAGGTCCAGAAATGGCACTGTGCGGAATACAGactccttcttcaaggatGATACTGTTGAAACTAAGAAGATCTCTCTGACACCCAACCTGCTTCGGGATGAAAACTCATCCGGTGAGGCGAAAGAGGTAAGCATATATCTCACTACCTCTGTTTTTGTGGAAACTAATCAGTCAGCAGAGTCGCGGCAGCATGGAGGCGATCGACAAGGCGCTCAGCGCTATTGACAAGAATAAGGATGACAAGAAACGCAAAGACAAGAAGCCAGGAATGCTCAGCGGTCTGTTCAAAAGGAAAGATAAGAAGACCAAGTCTAACGATGAGGACACGGATGAAGCGGAAAAGACCTCAACGGAGCTGTCTCGGACATCCCCACAACCGAAGACATCGTCGGATTCTTTGTCCTCTCCCGAATCTGCTCGATCGCCTAAACCCTTGGTGGTGCAGAGACAGACCAGCAAGTTGCAGAAGCAACCCCCTTCGGCTATGTCTCCAACTAGGCAAGACATAATCCAGGAAGCTGGTCTTCAAAGTCCCGTCGATGCTAGAGAAGAGCCGAGACCAGTCATGAGTTCGAAGGATCAAACCATCCGACAAGTAACatcggaagaggatgacgatatcccatcatctcctcccctgGGGCCTTTTGACGACAGCCAGGAAGCTATGTTGTCTTCTGCCCGTGTGCCAAGTCCTTCAAAGAAGCCAGCTTTGACTCCACTCGATCACCAGGAATACCCGTCCACTGACATCCAGAAAAcctgggaggaggatgtgtcTGAGAACACTTATTCTCAACAACGTTCTGTGGCGTCTCCTCCACAGAGATTCCCGCCGAAGCAGGTGTTGAACTACCAGCCCCAACGTCTAGACTCGCCCCTCAGCGGTTCTCCGCTGGAAGGGCCGGTTTCACCTCTTACACCAGGATTGGTGGCGGGCCTGCCATCCCCTGGGAGACACTCGGTCTCATCGGTGTCCCCGCCTTTATCTCCTATTGCTGGTGACAGCGATCACAGAGGCATCGACGCCGTACCTGCGTCGTTTGAGACTGCGTCTGCTGGAACACCGACTTGGAGCGATGCTAGCTTGCGGTCGTACTTGGATGACGAGAACGACATCCGCGATCTATTTATCATTGTCCACGACAACTCTAACATCCCGCCTGCCGGTCCTGACCACCCGATTACTGGCTGTCTCTTCAAGGAAGAGAGTAAGAGGCTAAGGGAGATGACCAGCCAGCTGGATGCGATGCTCGCTGAGTGGGTTGGCCGGAGGACGCGGAGTGCGGCGAGCAAATAAGCAGGTCTTTAGACTCGGGTACTTGGTGTACACTAGACTGGTCACATCTGCAACTCCGGTTATTCGCGCAAATTCCAAGAGGATCGGTCATTCTGTTCGCCAGGGGCTAACAATGTGCTGGACGCATGAACTTGGTTGGCCTATGTTATGGTCCCTCTTTCAATCCGTCTCTCATTCGGGGACTTGATCATACCTGCGCTGTCACTTGCATAGCGCGACCCATTCAGCCCGACAGGTGGTGATCGGTCATATCTGACCTTGATTTCGCTctgactttcttttttgtatGCTTCAGTCTTTTAGTGTTGCGAGCTGTCTCTTTTCTCATTGCTTGTATGTTTCTGTCTTGAAGCCCACCTTCTACAGTTGCTGGGATACCCCTAACTACATGCCTCCATTACCTCGTGCTCTTTTCCCCGACTTTTCATGAAGTGATGTTAGATCTACATGTTCGTTATTCATCAATCAACTATTGCATTCAGCCAAGCACACCGCTTTGTTGGTGAACCTACGTGATAGATCACgcaatatcaagaatatcaCGAAGACAATAGCCCTGTAGGAGCGCTCCACTCCAGCCAAAGCAAACAAGGCCAGCCCGACCGCGTAAAAACAGACCACCCTGTCGCCAAGTCCGAGTCATCAGTTCGTATGTGTTCGCGAGGCTGAGTCGTGCGGCACGGTCACCTGCACCCACCCCCGTCAGCCGCCAGtccctcaccacccagaCCCGCAGCAAGCCCCAGCTGATCATCTTCACAAGACATCCATATACTATCCGAATATAACAGTCATTTCTACTGCAactgcatacatacataccaacATTCCCTACCATAGATTTAATTCCCAAACCAGACCAGATCAACAATAACCTACCTATTCCATCCATCGAAAATTCCATACCTCCAAAAATGACCGACCCCTACCCccagcaccaacaacaacagccataCCCCTCTCCCGTCCCAAACAGCGAGACTCCGTACTACTCTCCCCCGGACGGCGTCTACCAGCACGCAGGATACGACTACGAACCGCAACAGTTCTACAACCAGCATGCACTGCCGAATCAAGATCCCGCTTATAGTTCTCAGTACGACGTGAGCCAGATTCCTCGGTCATATCCGACACAATGGAATCCGCAGGCTGCTAGCAGCAACACCAATCTCAGCAGTGTTAATAATGAGTCTAATACTGCTGTTCCGCAATATGATCCCGATCGTCTGGCACCGGGCTACGAACCGCCTGTTCGGAGGGGGAGTAATGCTGAGTATTAGTCTGTTCCCATATATCTCCCACATTCTATATCTATACTTCGTTCTGGGTATAATGCACATGATAATGTGTTACTGACACAGTCGGGAAAATACAGTGCCCAATCCGCCGCAGACATGCaagcccctcctcctcctgctccttcaGCCCCGGAGACCGAACAGCAACCCCGCGCCTACGATAATGATCCTACCAccgctggtggtgctgctgctgccggtgaagaagtagaagaaggcGAGCGCAGCCTCGGCGGAGCTGTCCTGGGCGGCGCGACGGGGTATTATCTGGGACATAAGAAAGACCATGGACTTCTGGGAGCGGTTGGGGGTGCGATCCTGGGGAATTTTGTCAGTaataagatgaagaagaatgatagtgatgaagaggtcgaggaagtggaggttgatgatgatcgcgAGACGGAGTATACGAGGTATCATAGTAGTCATTATCGGCGGTCGTCGAGtcatggacatggacatggacatcatcaccatcaccaccatcaccatcatcatggacaTGGGcatcggagtcggagtcgaAGTCggtatgaggaggaggagtggTAGGGAGGTATTATGAGGTATGAGGTATGAGGTATGAGGTATGAGGTATGAGTTATGATTATGTTTTAGGATGTTCTTGTGCAGTGAGTGATGTTGGATATTGGATGCTGATACCCTCTTTGTATTTGTTCACGCTTCGACTTACTGTGGGTTACTAGCTATATAGATTCTTAGTTATTCAATTGATATACTTTGTACTTATAAGTAATCCCCAAAGACAAAGTAATATCATCCATAGGTATCCTACCATACACAACTAATGACACTTACCCCAACTGATCTCATCCAAAAAGATGGATCAATACTATCAGATCATCTAATTTCTACActcccctcatcccactTACCCTAATCCAGCTAGCCCTCACCTACTAGAAATAATCCAcaactcctcaaccacccaagAAGCCAATCATATTCTCAGACCATCCTGGATGTCGAAAGAATCGCCAAAATCCACTTTCGGGGTGCTGGCCAATAGGAAAGGTGATTCGTGACGCGTTGGGACGCGATTGAAGGTGAATGagaggggtggatgggttcTAGATGGTCTATGTGGATTGTGGAGGGGGGTTGATAGGTGCTGGTGATTGTGATGTGATGGGTGTGGGGTGCTTTGACTACTTGTAATGGTGTGACTTGATGGCGGGATTGTGCGACGTACAGAGTTATGTTAGGATGGCTGTCATTGGGTTTCATGGTAGGTTAGTTGTGGTGATGAGGGTATATAAAGGCGTGTTATAGTTCTGACGTCTTGCAGTGGTAGTTGTCTCAGTcagttgggtttggggatagTTAGAGGGGTATGAACTGGAATAGTAAAGAAGGAGTGTAGTACGGTTGAGTCTGCTAATTTGATAGTTCTTAAAAGCCTTTATGATGGACCTTATGACGGCTGTTGGCTTATGGCGACAGTTCAGGGTCTTATCACCAAGACGAAGGGGACCCTTGTACCTGCATGTTTTAGTGCCATCCACATCCTGGTTTACGCGCCTCGATCGTGAGATCGTGATTAGGCGGTCAGGCGGGTTTTTCTTGAGGTTTTGAGTAGTTGATCGCGTGCATATTCGCCCTTGAACTTTATAGTGTGATGGTGTGCACTTTGAGATTATTTTCCAGCTGAGTGAAGATGAATGGAAGTCAGATGATCATGAGTATCTTTATAGATAGCGTGGGCTGGGGGTTATCGTGGAGATAAGCGTCTAATCAGCCGGTAGGGGAGATGCTAGCGGATCTACGAACAGAGGACCGATATGCTCCATATGTCTATCTCTCACCGTTATTTCTTGTGTCTGTTTGCTTCGCAATCATAATGAGACAGTCCAGTGAGATAAGGGCTTCACTTGCTCTCTGCTACGTCAGTGTCCCTTTGCGGTCCTTGCCGAAAACATCCCTGATATCTCCGAGACAAGATGCAGGCCGAGATAGGCCATCCGTCAACCCGAGCTATGTATGTCTCAACAGAGGGTGCAGTGAAGTACGTATTGCTTGAAATCCGAACAAGCAGCCTATTGTAGCAGGAGCTTAGGGTTGCAATCGACGGTGCTGTCTGTGCTTTTTGCCTGGATTTAACCTTCAATAAACAGTGTGGGTCAGGACTCCGGGGCAGCCGTGATCTTGACCGGGGATTGTCTTGGGCGGGTCTGGGAAGTTTCGGGCTCTGCCTTGGAAAGGAATCTTCGCATCCATGGGATGAAGGCAAAACTGTGATTCGGAGTAAAAAAAAGTCTATCATGGTCTCTTCCGTTCGGGCAATCATTCAGTATTGCCCGTGTCACCCCACGCTCAGTCTGACTTAATCTCGGAGAGTTTGAGCGATGAATGCAGTGGGAATGTGAACAGCCGACCGAAGCGCAGAAGTAGGCAGACCAGAGGATAATTCCGGGGTTTGGAAAGGGATATGATTACcggaaagaggggggaaagagcgagctgagagagagagagagagagagagacactCATTATCTGCAATGGTGCCAATGCGGATAGACCAGCAGATCCggaatgaagatgaggattaTTGATTGGAGTTAGTCAAGATAGTTCCAAATTAGTGTAAATTGTTGCCGAACGGAGTCCGCTCCATTCCGAGTCCCCTTTGCCTCTGGGGGAAAGCCAATCAGCAGGCGGCGATAGggatcatcctccatcctcaGCCCCAGAAATCAACTCGTGACTCGATCTCGAGGCCGCCAagtgtgactgactgactgactcccttcccttcccttgtCGCGCAtgccttcacctccctctccttcctctctctctctctctctcttctcccttcttcatcttctctcataTCCTTCCCCCCGTCTTTCTTCTCGCTGTTGACGGGATTGCCCATCACCAACTATATTGTCGGGCTTCTTCGCTTTGTCCGTCTTATCGCCCTTATCTAGCGTTCCTTCTTCATACCGCTACAGAGACACGTCCTATACTTCCAACAACCCAAGATACCTCTACTGTCTCTTCAGGTCACACACAGATATTAGACTCCCGACACAAGCAATAGCCatgcctcctcctctcttACAACAGATTCATGCAGTGCTCCCGCAACACTGTGAACCGACAACTCCCTTCCTCGCGGCCGTGTCCTCACACCTCCACATCTGCCTCCCCACACCGTTAGCCTTCGTCTCCTCCGTTCTCGGAACCCTCAGCATCGTGTCCTGGCTCTTCGCCCAGCTCCCACAAATATACAAGAATTATCAAATCCAGTCGACGGCTGGCTTGTCGCTGTTCTTTCTCGTGGAGTGGTGTTTGGGTGATACTAGTAATCTTCTCGGTGCCCTGCTCACCCGGCAGGCTGGCTGGCAGGTCATCGTGGCTGCTTATTATGTCTGCGTTGACGTGACTTTGGTCTTTCAATACTTCTGGTATACACACTACAAAGGACAGTATGATGGCTACGGTGCCCTCTCTCATTCGGAATATGGTCAGTCCCCGGGTAGTGTCTTGGAAGGCGTCTCGTTCTCCGACAACGGCTCTTCCGATCACGCCCCTCGTTCGACCGAGTCTCCCTTACCGTCAAACCCCAAAGACATGAAAGATATGAAGGAGCCTGCCGTGTCAACTTCCAACGGGCAATCTCCATCTTACTCCAATGAGAAATTGAGCTCTTCTAAGCGCTCGATTACCCGATCCAGTAGTGGCCCCAGCCTCCCAATTGGGTCCCCACGTACTCTGCTGCTTGCATCAATGCTTTGCGCCGTGGTGGCCAACGCTGCCCCGACAGAGCCGCAAACAACTTCCGAATCCTCGCAGAAGACTCTCGAGATCCTCGGCCGGATCATCTCCTGGATGTCAACATTCCTCTACCTTGGCTCGCGGCCGCCCCAACTATACAAGAACTACTGCCGGAAGAGCACATCAGGCCTTTCCCCATTACTATTCATGGCTGCCTTTTGCGGGAACCTCTTTTACTCCGCCTCCCTTCTTACCAATCCCAACGCCTGGTATGACTTCCCTGCctatggcggtggtggctgggCCGACGCAGATGGCAACGACCGCCTCGAATGGGTTACCCGCGCTACTCCCTTCTTCCTAGGCGCCTTCGGTGTGCTAGCCTTTGACGGGCTCATGGGCGTGCAATTCCTCATGTACGGAACCCGGGATGATGAGTCTATCATGCAAGTTGAGGACCCCAAAGACGGACGTAGTCGTTGGACCCGCGTTCGGGGTTGGATGAGGGGCTGGATCCCTTCAGTGTCCCCTGCGCGACGACTTCGTTCTGATGCTCCTGTCTCTTCAGAAGAGAACCAATCTCTCCTGCAGAATGAGCGTGAGAGATACGGTACAGTTTGATTATGATTTCATTCTGTATTACTATACCCTACTTGTCGCTATTTTTTGGTTTCTGCATACCGGTACCCGACACAACTCAGGTCAGGCACCTGCATCCAACAGGCGAACATGATTTAACATTACGACGTTATGGCTTCCTTTCCCCATACACCGGGAATagacctttttttttttctttcatagCTTCCTATGGGCTGCTTATTTGGCGTTAGCGATCACCTGCGGCGGTTGAACTGGAGTTCTTCATTTCAGATATTCTTCACCAAGACGAAGACTTGATTCTTAGCCGAGCATACATAGCATTTGCTTACAGGATGGTCTCTTTGGGCGGCGCTTTTGGTTATTCTTTGTTTCGGGGGTGGGTTTTGGATTCGCCTGGATTATACATGGCATTCTCTTTCATCCATCAATACATACTAgatgcatacatacagcaACGGCATATATGGACCACTGCTTTTGCTTTATTTTGCTCTGGATTGAAGATGTAGTAGAGCATGCGTTGgcatacatatacatactgCTACTGTCGTTGgattttcatcatcgataGATAGATCAATTGTCTTTGTTCACTACCAGCATAGACCATAATCGAATCGAGCAGTTAACACGATATCTCTTCTAAGTGACTACtacattactactactattataaGAGGAAACATCGGGTAAATGCATCACAAGGATCAAGTGGTAAATATCAAAATTTTCatgaaaagaatattaacaGTCATCTAATTATAATCGCTAATGTGGGTGCCCCAACCGCGAATCGCCGGGCCCAGTTGTGTGTGATGTGTGTGTTCAGTCCATTTC belongs to Aspergillus luchuensis IFO 4308 DNA, chromosome 3, nearly complete sequence and includes:
- a CDS encoding uncharacterized protein (TransMembrane:1 (o75-97i)); its protein translation is MVDPSVMNDAVYHLICTADWPRLFPTYVCCSDASMEPFNSAPSSPDIALRSPFSSLVSDNFSSFFPPQLPRSTPFVFLLLPNSIPLPALSSLVYYFVLF
- a CDS encoding SH3 domain-containing protein (COG:T;~EggNog:ENOG410PHST;~InterPro:IPR001452,IPR036028;~PFAM:PF00018;~go_function: GO:0005515 - protein binding [Evidence IEA]); its protein translation is MARPRIVRADTLDLQDHNAPSAKDHTRQPTHSSGVAPHQEQTLRHADEDIKSEMMHGPGAEDGHPEAGYGDGIDIYDDDDDIEEVDELGHHHHKGDSGGSEEGDLADGESDDMMDDDLMDKISSSPSIDDEDIDFEFVYALHNFFATVDGQANAAKGDTMVLLDDSNSYWWLVRIVKDGSIGYLPAEHIETPTERLARLNKHRNVDLSATMLGDNSEKSKNPLKKAMRRRNAKTVTFTSPTYIEASDVEYSTEEEMDDDISFQDEDMAREDADHLQDGQNEDIVVKPLRPKSKDRGFEEDDIQEVQEPDSAGLDKQRSSQEIFETEADNAVSRSRNGTVRNTDSFFKDDTVETKKISLTPNLLRDENSSGEAKESRGSMEAIDKALSAIDKNKDDKKRKDKKPGMLSGLFKRKDKKTKSNDEDTDEAEKTSTELSRTSPQPKTSSDSLSSPESARSPKPLVVQRQTSKLQKQPPSAMSPTRQDIIQEAGLQSPVDAREEPRPVMSSKDQTIRQVTSEEDDDIPSSPPLGPFDDSQEAMLSSARVPSPSKKPALTPLDHQEYPSTDIQKTWEEDVSENTYSQQRSVASPPQRFPPKQVLNYQPQRLDSPLSGSPLEGPVSPLTPGLVAGLPSPGRHSVSSVSPPLSPIAGDSDHRGIDAVPASFETASAGTPTWSDASLRSYLDDENDIRDLFIIVHDNSNIPPAGPDHPITGCLFKEESKRLREMTSQLDAMLAEWVGRRTRSAASK
- a CDS encoding uncharacterized protein (COG:S;~EggNog:ENOG410Q2FB;~InterPro:IPR008816;~PFAM:PF13488,PF05433;~go_component: GO:0019867 - outer membrane [Evidence IEA]), which codes for MTDPYPQHQQQQPYPSPVPNSETPYYSPPDGVYQHAGYDYEPQQFYNQHALPNQDPAYSSQYDVSQIPRSYPTQWNPQAASSNTNLSSVNNESNTAVPQYDPDRLAPGYEPPVRRGSNAEYYAQSAADMQAPPPPAPSAPETEQQPRAYDNDPTTAGGAAAAGEEVEEGERSLGGAVLGGATGYYLGHKKDHGLLGAVGGAILGNFVSNKMKKNDSDEEVEEVEVDDDRETEYTRYHSSHYRRSSSHGHGHGHHHHHHHHHHHGHGHRSRSRSRYEEEEW
- a CDS encoding PQ-loop repeat-containing protein (COG:S;~EggNog:ENOG410PFAU;~InterPro:IPR006603;~PFAM:PF04193;~TransMembrane:7 (o39-59i71-95o101-123i224-241o253-271i292-309o344-365i)) translates to MPPPLLQQIHAVLPQHCEPTTPFLAAVSSHLHICLPTPLAFVSSVLGTLSIVSWLFAQLPQIYKNYQIQSTAGLSLFFLVEWCLGDTSNLLGALLTRQAGWQVIVAAYYVCVDVTLVFQYFWYTHYKGQYDGYGALSHSEYGQSPGSVLEGVSFSDNGSSDHAPRSTESPLPSNPKDMKDMKEPAVSTSNGQSPSYSNEKLSSSKRSITRSSSGPSLPIGSPRTLLLASMLCAVVANAAPTEPQTTSESSQKTLEILGRIISWMSTFLYLGSRPPQLYKNYCRKSTSGLSPLLFMAAFCGNLFYSASLLTNPNAWYDFPAYGGGGWADADGNDRLEWVTRATPFFLGAFGVLAFDGLMGVQFLMYGTRDDESIMQVEDPKDGRSRWTRVRGWMRGWIPSVSPARRLRSDAPVSSEENQSLLQNERERYGTV